A DNA window from Pyrus communis chromosome 3, drPyrComm1.1, whole genome shotgun sequence contains the following coding sequences:
- the LOC137728748 gene encoding E3 ubiquitin-protein ligase MBR2-like isoform X2, translated as MQGQGSGIDTVVEITDVELGSLSNSTSMSQQTSLINMLNPVENRLSSYMVTSGEIPCLNASSNQNLSGSGEPSSRLGPVDDDGMKLGQGCSSPYSACPVIGQSSEERRVEQNILFPGRALIGISGNQIQGGPFFSQGFQNENINSGYVGSSGNSVPGMEDDISGGLETEQTSSGSASPDIVGTLSRSTDFLVEENDGNPSSSFGSWGLSCKRKALEGTSGQAYSGGSSSSLPQAETSAWNTGSARCSPSNLSLSTLLRSSPSGGPSEQNSRTRVGLRLGASDTFPSIDATGNGASSLREFFCRGACSGPQQESAPSNLSSQGRSITAAATNSAGPQSQFPAMHMNGSSGNMLPFPWNGASSSRVGSLPSSLLSGYRGAELRGEANLRSIPRNNVEHSTYATANDMRNSAQDPTIWGLASGELSISVGAPSSSRSGPSSGIRFVATPALIRANNPPSENHQSTIDWSLFPSFDSQPGGHSHYNPVPSGPASAQDSGSSSGSNNQARHLPHPRSTFLDRHGDDALNMPQSLRALAADIEGRRRLISEIRQVLNAMRRGENLRAEDYMLFDPFIYHGMAEMHDRHRDMRLDVDNMSYEELLALGERIGDVSTGLSEETIMKCMKQRKFLCISEKSPADVEPCCVCQEAFADEDDIGTLDCGHDFHTSCIKQWLIQKNLCPICKTTALLT; from the exons ATGCAAGGTCAAGGGAGTGGTATTGATACTGTTGTTGAAATCACAGATGTTGAGCTTGGATCTCTCTCAAACAGCACTAGTATGAGTCAGCAGACTTCTTTGATTAATATGCTAAATCCTGTTGAAAACCGGTTGTCAAGTTATATGGTAACATCTGGTGAGATTCCATGTTTAAATGCCTCTAGTAACCAGAACTTGAGTGGTTCAGGTGAACCTAGCTCTAGATTGGGTCCAGTTGATGATGATGGGATGAAATTGGGACAAGGTTGTTCATCTCCTTATAGTGCTTGTCCTGTGATTGGTCAAAGTTCAGAAGAAAGACGAGTTGAACAAAATATCCTTTTTCCTGGGAGAGCTCTTATTGGAATCAGTGGCAATCAGATTCAAGGTGGGCCATTTTTTTCTCAGGGCtttcaaaatgaaaatataaattctGGATATGTGGGAAGTAGTGGTAATAGTGTGCCTGGCATGGAGGATGATATTTCAGGTGGATTAGAAACAGAACAGACATCTTCTGGTAGTGCTTCACCCGATATTGTTGGGACTTTATCCAGAAGCACTGATTTTCTGGTTGAGGAAAATGATGGCAACCCAAGTTCTTCTTTTGGATCTTGGGGTTTATCATGCAAGCGAAAGGCCCTTGAGGGTACTTCAGGCCAGGCTTATTCTGGTGGAAGTTCTAGCTCCCTTCCACAAGCTGAAACTAGTGCTTGGAATACTGGTTCTGCTCGTTGTAGTCCTAGTAATTTAAGTTTATCTACACTGTTGCGTAGTTCTCCTAGTGGTGGTCCTTCAGAACAAAACTCAAGAACCAGGGTTGGTTTGAGACTTGGGGCATCTGATACCTTTCCTTCAATAGATGCAACAGGAAATGGAGCAAGCTCACTGCGGGAATTTTTTTGTAGGGGGGCTTGTTCTGGGCCTCAGCAAGAATCTGCTCCATCCAACTTATCATCACAAGGGAGGTCAATAACTGCAGCTGCAACAAATTCGGCTGGTCCCCAAAGCCAGTTTCCTGCAATGCATATGAATGGTTCGTCAGGAAACATGCTTCCTTTTCCTTGGAATGGTGCTTCCAGTTCAAGAGTGGGCAGCTTACCAAGTTCTCTTTTGTCTGGATACAGAGGTGCTGAGTTAAGAGGAGAAGCAAACTTAAGAAGCATTCCCCGAAACAATGTGGAGCATTCGACTTATGCAACTGCCAATGATATGAGAAATTCAGCACAGGATCCCACAATTTGGGGTCTGGCCTCTGGAGAATTAAGCATTTCTGTAGGTGCCCCTTCCTCTTCAAGAAGTGGCCCCAGTTCTGGCATTCGTTTTGTGGCTACTCCTGCATTGATCCGTGCCAACAACCCTCCATCTGAAAATCATCAAAGTACAATAGATTGGtctttgtttccttcttttgaTTCTCAACCCGGAGGTCATAGTCATTATAACCCAGTACCTTCAGGACCTGCTTCCGCACAGGATTCAGGAAGTTCTTCTGGGTCTAATAACCAGGCTCGTCACTTACCACATCCTAGGTCCACATTCTTGGACAGACATGGTGATGATGCTCTTAATATGCCCCAGTCACTGCGGGCATTAGCAGCTGACATCGAAGGGAGGCGCCGACTTATATCTGag ATTCGTCAAGTTTTGAATGCTATGCGTAGGGGTGAGAACTTACGCGCCGAG GATTATATGCTCTTTGACCCATTCATATATCATGGCATGGCTGAGATGCACGACAGGCATAGAGACATGCGCCTTGATGTTGATAACATGTCTTATGAG GAACTGCTGGCACTGGGGGAACGTATAGGAGATGTTAGCACTGGACTGAGTGAGGAGACTATTATGAAGTGCATGAAACAGCGAAAATTTCTCTGTATTTCAGAAAAATCCCCTGCAGATGTGGAACCATGCTGTGTCTGTCAG GAGGCTTTTGCTGATGAGGATGATATTGGCACACTAGATTGTGGGCATGACTTCCACACCAGTTGCATCAAACAATGGCTAATCCAGAAGAATCTGTGCCCGATTTGTAAAACGACAGCCCTGCTTACTTGA
- the LOC137728155 gene encoding uncharacterized protein: MAALTATDGGDRRGSSEKETNIPSELTEYSNGVRDLNLRQWRWIESLSDYDCTIEYHPGRANMVANALSRKTPVRLNALYACHIPFLIDLRSTGVKLGVEEREEALLANFQVRPILIDHVLEAQMIDEEIQELIEARSQGKKKDLKVRESDGMLMQENRMYVPNNAELKKEILDETHCSAYAMHPGAFQEALGSRLLYSTAYHPQTDGQSERTIQTLEDMLRSSVLQFGDAWHKRLDLMKFSYNNSFHSSIGMAPFEAFYGRSCRTPLCWSEVGERVLEGPEIVEETIQNIQVIKSNLKAAQDRQKSLADKHVTDRVYKVGDWVFLKLSAWRGVVWFGKKGKLSPRYIGPYIITERVGEVAYRLELPSELSKVHNVFYVSMLRHYVSDPSHVIPPQPLEINPDLTYDEEPVTIMDWKEKVLRNNTVRLVKVL; the protein is encoded by the exons ggatcttaatcttcggCAGTGGAGGTGGATTGAGTCGctaagtgattatgattgcacgattgagtatcaccctggtcgtgcaaatatGGTGGCTAATGCACTTAGTAGGAAGACTCCAGTTAGACTTAATGCTTTATATGCTTGTCATATTCCTTTTCTTATTGATTTGAGGTCCACTGGAGTGAAGTTAGGGGTGGAAGAACGAGAAgaagctttacttgctaatttccaagttagaccaattttaattgatcatgTGCTCGAGGCTCAGATGATTGATGAGGAAATCCAGGAGTTAATTGAAGCCAGAAGtcaggggaaaaagaaagatcttaAAGTTCGGGAGAGtgatggcatgcttatgcaggaGAACAGAATGTACGTGCCAAATAATGcagaattaaagaaagaaattttggatGAAACACACTGTTCGGCTTATGCAATGCATCCTGgag CATTCCAAGAAGCTCTTGGTTCGAGGTTACTTTATAGTACagcatatcatcctcagacagatGGACAATCAGAGAGGACTATTCAGACGTTAGAGGATATGCTAAGATCTTCAGTTTTacagtttggtgacgcttggcataagcggttagatttgatgaaATTTTCCTATAACAATAGTTTTCATTCGAGTATTGGtatggcaccatttgaggcattttatggtagatcttgtcgtacacctttatgttggtcagaggttggcgaaagagttttGGAGGGCCCTGAGATAGTGGAGGAGACTATTCAGAACATTCAAGTGATTAAATCTAACTTAAAAGCGGCCCAAGATCGACAGAAGAGCTTAGCAGATAAACATGTCACTGACAGAGTGTATAAAGTGGGTGATTGGGTATTTTTAAAGCTTTCAGCGTGGAGAGGTGTGGTATGGTTCGGAAAGAAAGGTAAGCTAAGTcctaggtacatcggaccatataTAATCACtgagcgagttggtgaagttgcGTACAGGCTTGAGTTGCCTTCAGAGCTGTctaaagtgcataatgttttttatGTGTCTATGCTTCGTCACTATGTTTCAGATCCgtcgcatgtgatacctcctcaacctttggaaattaatccagatttgacttatgatgaagAGCCAGTAACTATTAtggattggaaagaaaaggttctgaggaacaacaCTGTGAGATTAGTAAAAGTTTTGTAG
- the LOC137728748 gene encoding E3 ubiquitin-protein ligase MBR2-like isoform X1 — protein MQGQGSGIDTVVEITDVELGSLSNSTSMSQQTSLINMLNPVENRLSSYMVTSGEIPCLNASSNQNLSGSGEPSSRLGPVDDDGMKLGQGCSSPYSACPVIGQSSEERRVEQNILFPGRALIGISGNQIQGGPFFSQGFQNENINSGYVGSSGNSVPGMEDDISGGLETEQTSSGSASPDIVGTLSRSTDFLVEENDGNPSSSFGSWGLSCKRKALEGTSGQAYSGGSSSSLPQAETSAWNTGSARCSPSNLSLSTLLRSSPSGGPSEQNSRTRVGLRLGASDTFPSIDATGNGASSLREFFCRGACSGPQQESAPSNLSSQGRSITAAATNSAGPQSQFPAMHMNGSSGNMLPFPWNGASSSRVGSLPSSLLSGYRGAELRGEANLRSIPRNNVEHSTYATANDMRNSAQDPTIWGLASGELSISVGAPSSSRSGPSSGIRFVATPALIRANNPPSENHQSTIDWSLFPSFDSQPGGHSHYNPVPSGPASAQDSGSSSGSNNQARHLPHPRSTFLDRHGDDALNMPQSLRALAADIEGRRRLISEQIRQVLNAMRRGENLRAEDYMLFDPFIYHGMAEMHDRHRDMRLDVDNMSYEELLALGERIGDVSTGLSEETIMKCMKQRKFLCISEKSPADVEPCCVCQEAFADEDDIGTLDCGHDFHTSCIKQWLIQKNLCPICKTTALLT, from the exons ATGCAAGGTCAAGGGAGTGGTATTGATACTGTTGTTGAAATCACAGATGTTGAGCTTGGATCTCTCTCAAACAGCACTAGTATGAGTCAGCAGACTTCTTTGATTAATATGCTAAATCCTGTTGAAAACCGGTTGTCAAGTTATATGGTAACATCTGGTGAGATTCCATGTTTAAATGCCTCTAGTAACCAGAACTTGAGTGGTTCAGGTGAACCTAGCTCTAGATTGGGTCCAGTTGATGATGATGGGATGAAATTGGGACAAGGTTGTTCATCTCCTTATAGTGCTTGTCCTGTGATTGGTCAAAGTTCAGAAGAAAGACGAGTTGAACAAAATATCCTTTTTCCTGGGAGAGCTCTTATTGGAATCAGTGGCAATCAGATTCAAGGTGGGCCATTTTTTTCTCAGGGCtttcaaaatgaaaatataaattctGGATATGTGGGAAGTAGTGGTAATAGTGTGCCTGGCATGGAGGATGATATTTCAGGTGGATTAGAAACAGAACAGACATCTTCTGGTAGTGCTTCACCCGATATTGTTGGGACTTTATCCAGAAGCACTGATTTTCTGGTTGAGGAAAATGATGGCAACCCAAGTTCTTCTTTTGGATCTTGGGGTTTATCATGCAAGCGAAAGGCCCTTGAGGGTACTTCAGGCCAGGCTTATTCTGGTGGAAGTTCTAGCTCCCTTCCACAAGCTGAAACTAGTGCTTGGAATACTGGTTCTGCTCGTTGTAGTCCTAGTAATTTAAGTTTATCTACACTGTTGCGTAGTTCTCCTAGTGGTGGTCCTTCAGAACAAAACTCAAGAACCAGGGTTGGTTTGAGACTTGGGGCATCTGATACCTTTCCTTCAATAGATGCAACAGGAAATGGAGCAAGCTCACTGCGGGAATTTTTTTGTAGGGGGGCTTGTTCTGGGCCTCAGCAAGAATCTGCTCCATCCAACTTATCATCACAAGGGAGGTCAATAACTGCAGCTGCAACAAATTCGGCTGGTCCCCAAAGCCAGTTTCCTGCAATGCATATGAATGGTTCGTCAGGAAACATGCTTCCTTTTCCTTGGAATGGTGCTTCCAGTTCAAGAGTGGGCAGCTTACCAAGTTCTCTTTTGTCTGGATACAGAGGTGCTGAGTTAAGAGGAGAAGCAAACTTAAGAAGCATTCCCCGAAACAATGTGGAGCATTCGACTTATGCAACTGCCAATGATATGAGAAATTCAGCACAGGATCCCACAATTTGGGGTCTGGCCTCTGGAGAATTAAGCATTTCTGTAGGTGCCCCTTCCTCTTCAAGAAGTGGCCCCAGTTCTGGCATTCGTTTTGTGGCTACTCCTGCATTGATCCGTGCCAACAACCCTCCATCTGAAAATCATCAAAGTACAATAGATTGGtctttgtttccttcttttgaTTCTCAACCCGGAGGTCATAGTCATTATAACCCAGTACCTTCAGGACCTGCTTCCGCACAGGATTCAGGAAGTTCTTCTGGGTCTAATAACCAGGCTCGTCACTTACCACATCCTAGGTCCACATTCTTGGACAGACATGGTGATGATGCTCTTAATATGCCCCAGTCACTGCGGGCATTAGCAGCTGACATCGAAGGGAGGCGCCGACTTATATCTGag CAGATTCGTCAAGTTTTGAATGCTATGCGTAGGGGTGAGAACTTACGCGCCGAG GATTATATGCTCTTTGACCCATTCATATATCATGGCATGGCTGAGATGCACGACAGGCATAGAGACATGCGCCTTGATGTTGATAACATGTCTTATGAG GAACTGCTGGCACTGGGGGAACGTATAGGAGATGTTAGCACTGGACTGAGTGAGGAGACTATTATGAAGTGCATGAAACAGCGAAAATTTCTCTGTATTTCAGAAAAATCCCCTGCAGATGTGGAACCATGCTGTGTCTGTCAG GAGGCTTTTGCTGATGAGGATGATATTGGCACACTAGATTGTGGGCATGACTTCCACACCAGTTGCATCAAACAATGGCTAATCCAGAAGAATCTGTGCCCGATTTGTAAAACGACAGCCCTGCTTACTTGA
- the LOC137728748 gene encoding E3 ubiquitin-protein ligase MBR2-like isoform X3 → MSQQTSLINMLNPVENRLSSYMVTSGEIPCLNASSNQNLSGSGEPSSRLGPVDDDGMKLGQGCSSPYSACPVIGQSSEERRVEQNILFPGRALIGISGNQIQGGPFFSQGFQNENINSGYVGSSGNSVPGMEDDISGGLETEQTSSGSASPDIVGTLSRSTDFLVEENDGNPSSSFGSWGLSCKRKALEGTSGQAYSGGSSSSLPQAETSAWNTGSARCSPSNLSLSTLLRSSPSGGPSEQNSRTRVGLRLGASDTFPSIDATGNGASSLREFFCRGACSGPQQESAPSNLSSQGRSITAAATNSAGPQSQFPAMHMNGSSGNMLPFPWNGASSSRVGSLPSSLLSGYRGAELRGEANLRSIPRNNVEHSTYATANDMRNSAQDPTIWGLASGELSISVGAPSSSRSGPSSGIRFVATPALIRANNPPSENHQSTIDWSLFPSFDSQPGGHSHYNPVPSGPASAQDSGSSSGSNNQARHLPHPRSTFLDRHGDDALNMPQSLRALAADIEGRRRLISEQIRQVLNAMRRGENLRAEDYMLFDPFIYHGMAEMHDRHRDMRLDVDNMSYEELLALGERIGDVSTGLSEETIMKCMKQRKFLCISEKSPADVEPCCVCQEAFADEDDIGTLDCGHDFHTSCIKQWLIQKNLCPICKTTALLT, encoded by the exons ATGAGTCAGCAGACTTCTTTGATTAATATGCTAAATCCTGTTGAAAACCGGTTGTCAAGTTATATGGTAACATCTGGTGAGATTCCATGTTTAAATGCCTCTAGTAACCAGAACTTGAGTGGTTCAGGTGAACCTAGCTCTAGATTGGGTCCAGTTGATGATGATGGGATGAAATTGGGACAAGGTTGTTCATCTCCTTATAGTGCTTGTCCTGTGATTGGTCAAAGTTCAGAAGAAAGACGAGTTGAACAAAATATCCTTTTTCCTGGGAGAGCTCTTATTGGAATCAGTGGCAATCAGATTCAAGGTGGGCCATTTTTTTCTCAGGGCtttcaaaatgaaaatataaattctGGATATGTGGGAAGTAGTGGTAATAGTGTGCCTGGCATGGAGGATGATATTTCAGGTGGATTAGAAACAGAACAGACATCTTCTGGTAGTGCTTCACCCGATATTGTTGGGACTTTATCCAGAAGCACTGATTTTCTGGTTGAGGAAAATGATGGCAACCCAAGTTCTTCTTTTGGATCTTGGGGTTTATCATGCAAGCGAAAGGCCCTTGAGGGTACTTCAGGCCAGGCTTATTCTGGTGGAAGTTCTAGCTCCCTTCCACAAGCTGAAACTAGTGCTTGGAATACTGGTTCTGCTCGTTGTAGTCCTAGTAATTTAAGTTTATCTACACTGTTGCGTAGTTCTCCTAGTGGTGGTCCTTCAGAACAAAACTCAAGAACCAGGGTTGGTTTGAGACTTGGGGCATCTGATACCTTTCCTTCAATAGATGCAACAGGAAATGGAGCAAGCTCACTGCGGGAATTTTTTTGTAGGGGGGCTTGTTCTGGGCCTCAGCAAGAATCTGCTCCATCCAACTTATCATCACAAGGGAGGTCAATAACTGCAGCTGCAACAAATTCGGCTGGTCCCCAAAGCCAGTTTCCTGCAATGCATATGAATGGTTCGTCAGGAAACATGCTTCCTTTTCCTTGGAATGGTGCTTCCAGTTCAAGAGTGGGCAGCTTACCAAGTTCTCTTTTGTCTGGATACAGAGGTGCTGAGTTAAGAGGAGAAGCAAACTTAAGAAGCATTCCCCGAAACAATGTGGAGCATTCGACTTATGCAACTGCCAATGATATGAGAAATTCAGCACAGGATCCCACAATTTGGGGTCTGGCCTCTGGAGAATTAAGCATTTCTGTAGGTGCCCCTTCCTCTTCAAGAAGTGGCCCCAGTTCTGGCATTCGTTTTGTGGCTACTCCTGCATTGATCCGTGCCAACAACCCTCCATCTGAAAATCATCAAAGTACAATAGATTGGtctttgtttccttcttttgaTTCTCAACCCGGAGGTCATAGTCATTATAACCCAGTACCTTCAGGACCTGCTTCCGCACAGGATTCAGGAAGTTCTTCTGGGTCTAATAACCAGGCTCGTCACTTACCACATCCTAGGTCCACATTCTTGGACAGACATGGTGATGATGCTCTTAATATGCCCCAGTCACTGCGGGCATTAGCAGCTGACATCGAAGGGAGGCGCCGACTTATATCTGag CAGATTCGTCAAGTTTTGAATGCTATGCGTAGGGGTGAGAACTTACGCGCCGAG GATTATATGCTCTTTGACCCATTCATATATCATGGCATGGCTGAGATGCACGACAGGCATAGAGACATGCGCCTTGATGTTGATAACATGTCTTATGAG GAACTGCTGGCACTGGGGGAACGTATAGGAGATGTTAGCACTGGACTGAGTGAGGAGACTATTATGAAGTGCATGAAACAGCGAAAATTTCTCTGTATTTCAGAAAAATCCCCTGCAGATGTGGAACCATGCTGTGTCTGTCAG GAGGCTTTTGCTGATGAGGATGATATTGGCACACTAGATTGTGGGCATGACTTCCACACCAGTTGCATCAAACAATGGCTAATCCAGAAGAATCTGTGCCCGATTTGTAAAACGACAGCCCTGCTTACTTGA